The DNA segment CTCCCGGTTTCGAGGTAAGCATTATAGAGCAGCCAGGCGATACTTCCAGCTGATTCGGGCTCCGGAACGCCTGTTGTCAGCGGTAGCCCGGTGGCCAGGTTAAAAGCCCGGTAGTTCATGTAGGGCAATGTCCAGGGTGTTGAACTTCCGTCCAATTGGTTTACACAATAAAGCCAGCGGTCGGCCACAGTCGTAAACTGAGTGCTGAATTCAGGAGCGGCATCGTGATATAATGACCTCAACTGATAAAAGTAGACATTGGGCATTACATCATACCACCAGTCGTCGCCAGAAGTCGTTGAATAGTTGTTCAGATAGACATTCTGACCGTTTTCCAGGTTAAAAAAATCTTTGGCCATGGCTACCCAGTTCATCCCGTTCTGGTTGCTTTTATCTATGCCGGCAAGCGAGGCTCCGACAATGGCCGGCATGATGTTGATAGCTTCTGCCTGATTGAGATGGCCATCAACACCCACATAAGAATCGAGAAACAAAGGCGTATTATCGGTATAATTGAATTGTCCCGGTGTGCCCAGGCGTGACAACGGCAAATATTGTCCTGTTTTATTTAAGTTGAAGACATAGTTGTCGTAATCGTGAGCTACAGTATTCCAGTCCCTGATTTGGAGCGGTACCGGTGAATCGGGCATTTGATCAATTCGCGAAATACTTAATTGTCCCTGCTGAGGGAATGACTGCATTGTGAAGATACATAGCTGCAGTGCAAGTATAAATCGGGTCATTTAAGCTGGGTTTTAAAAGATCAAGGGAACGGCAGAAATTAGAAGAAACAAGATCAACTAATAAACAGTTCAGTTGAAAAAAGGGAAGGCTCAATTTCCCGCCAATCACTATGCAGGAAACATTGAGCCTTACCCCTTAACACACATTAACAATTAAACCAAACCAAACAATTATGGCTTTTCGTCGTTGTAAAGTTTCATAATCTGTCCTTCAACCAATGCAATGTTATAGATTTTCAGCTCGTCAATGGCACCTTTGAAGTAGCCAAGGTTATCGGCTGTTGTCCATTCCATGAAATTGGCGGCAAGTTCTGCATCTGTTGCCACACAACCAATAATAAACGGCTGGGGGTCGGGAGCGGTAAGGATTTGTGTAAGAGGTCCTATGCCTTTGTCGGCCTCTGTCCAGGTTTTGGTAAGTGTACCATTAACGTAGAACTTCAGTTCCTTGGCTGTTCCGTTCACCGTAATCACAATATGATTCCACTGATCGACTTGAATAGAGTTATCCGTTTCATTATCGGCATCAATAATTCCGCCATCTACCTTTTTGTAAGTAAAGAATGGTTTTCCTCCGCCCTGAGTCTGCAGTTTATATCCGTTCCAGTAGTTTTGTGAAATGATATAGTTGTGCTCATACAGTTCAATAGGCTTAACCCAGACTGCGATGGATATGTTAACAGGCAGGAAGGCGGTTGTATAAGGAACTTCGAGGTGAGCTCCTTTATTCAGATAAACAGCGTTTCCACCTTTTACGCCTGCAACCCAGCTGGGCGACATGGCATCAGCGCCAAGAATTACTGCATTTCCCGGGAAAAAGGTTCCTACGTGTTTAACGGTAGAGTAAGCTGTGGCAGTAGTTCCGGTTCCTTCATCGAAGTGCCAGCCGGCATTCAGATACAGGGACTCGTCGATAAAACCATAAGCCTGTGAGTTAAAAGTGGCTATGGCTTCGGTTAACTGTGTAACCAGGTTATTGATTTGTACCTGTGTAAGTTTATCAGCAGAAGCAGTTTTCACTGTCTGTAGAACAGTCTTGAAATTATCAATGGCTGTTTGTGGGTAATCAGCGGTGGTTGCGGCATCTGCAAGCGCTTCAGCCTCTGTAATTAATGCATTGAGAGCGGTTTTGTCTCCCTCGATGATTTCTTCATCGTCTTTGCATGATCCAAGGATCATGACTGAACTAACAATCAACATAAGCAACAAAGTTTGCAGCTTCATCAGATTTTTCATTTTCATAATATTTAAATTTTAATTGGTGATTGATTTCGGCGAATGGACTGAGGGCACCTCTAAAAACTACTTTATATGATGCCGGTTTAGATACAAAAGTACAGGATAGTTTTCTAATAACCTAATTTTACCCCCTAATTTTTAATTAATTAATTATCTTATACTTACAAAAGCACATTTTTCAAATCCGGACATACCTCTCCACTGCTGACAGAAGAGGGGTATGTGGATAGGGTAAAAGTAAAATCTGCAATATTCTGAAGAGTTTAAAAAATATTTTCAAAAAAATTTGTAAATAATTGACATTTCGGATCGTTTGTATATAAATTTACCCATTGAATTATTTAAAACCGAACCAATGGAATTAACGACATCCAATGCCATCTCGCCGGTCGATGGCAGGTATCGCAAGCAAACCGAGCCTTTGGCATTTTATTTTTCCGAAGCGGCTTATATTAACTATCGCGTTTTCGTTGAGATCGAATATTTTATAGCGCTTTGTGAGATACCTTTGCCACAGCTGAAAGAATTCGACAAGAGCCTTTTCGAGGAACTTCGGTCGATCAGCAGGAATTTCACTTTTGAAGATGCCGAAGAGGTCAAGCAGGTCGAGAAAACCACGAATCACGATGTCAAGGCAGTGGAATATTACGTAAAAAAACGTTTTGAAAAGCTGAAGCTTAAGCAGTATAAGGAATTTGTGCATTTTGGGCTCACATCGCAGGACATCAACAACACGGCCATACCTTATGCCACCAGGCTGGCTTTGCACGAAGTGCTCCTTCCGCTGATCAATGAGGTGGAAGATATGCTTACGCGGAAAGCCAAAGAATGGAAAGATATACCGATGCTTGCCCGGACACATGGCCAGCCGGCCTCGCCCACCCGGCTCGGCAAAGAACTCTATGTTTTTGTTGACCGCATTAAAAGCCAGCTAAGCCTGCTGAAGACCATCCCCTTCGGTGCCAAATTCGGCGGGGCTACCGGCAATTTCAACGCCCACAAGGTAGCATATCCTGATATCGACTGGGCAGAATTCGGCGATCAGTTCGTCAGTTGTTCTCTGGGACTTTCACGGCAAAAAGTGACGACCCAGATCGAACATTATGATAACCTGGCAGCCCTGTTTGATAATCTGAGACGGATCAATACAATAATGATCGATCTTTGCCGCGATATGTGGACTTACATATCCATGGATTACTTCAAACAAAAAATCGCTGCAGGAGAAGTCGGGTCTTCAGCCATGCCCCATAAGATAAATCCCATCGATTTCGAAAATGCCGAGGGGAACTTTGGAATGGCCAATGCCGTATTCGGGCATCTTTCTGAAAAACTGCCCATTTCCCGGCTGCAAAGGGATCTTACAGACTCCACGGTGATCCGTAATATCGGGGTTCCTGTTGCCCACACTATGATCGCAATTAAATCACTCATTAAAGGGATGGATAAAGTGATCCTGAATCAGGATAAGATACGCAGCGACCTTCAGGATAACTGGGCCGTCATTGCTGAGGCAATACAAACCATCCTCCGCAGGGAAAATTATCCTGATCCTTACGAATCGCTGAAAACACTTACCCGCACCAATAAAAAGATTGATAAACAAACTCTTCATGATTTTATAGACGGCCTGAAAATTTCTCAAAAAGTCAAAACGGAATTAAAAAGTATCACACCTGAGAATTATACCGGCATCGACATTATATGATAATGGAAATACTATAGAATGAAGAAATTTCTAAGGATACTTGCCTACATAAGACCATACTGGGTGCATGCCATGCTTAATGTCATCTCCAATATCCTGGTTATTGTATTTTCGCTGGTATCATTTGTCATGCTGATCCCTTTCCTGAACCTTCTTTTCGGGAAAGAAGAACTGGTCATGATCAAGCCGGTTTTCCATTTTAATGCAGAATCATTTATTGAGTATTTAAATTATTTTATCAGTAAGACCATTATTGAAAATGGGAAAGTCGAGGCCTTGATCTTTATATGCGTATTCCTGCTCTCCACCTTCTTTTTCCGTAACCTTTTCCGGTTCCTGGCCATGTTCTTTCTTGCGAAAGTCAGGGTAAAAGCCGTCATGGATATCCGTAACGAAATCTACCATAAAATCCTCATCCTTCCTTTATCATATTTTAATCAGCGAAAAAAAGGGGATATTATGTCACGGATCACTACTGATGTTCAGGAGATTGACGTTTCAATCATGAATTACCTGGAGATCATTTTCCGCGACCCGATTACGATCATTGCCTATTATGTGACAATGATGATAATGAGCCCTGAGTTGACTTTTTTCGTCACCATCCTTTTACCAATGACTGGATATGTGATAGGTGTAATCGGAAGGAACCTCAGGAAAGAATCCAAAGTCGGGCAGGCACGTTTTTCAGGACTTCTCTCGGTAGTTGAGGAAACCATTGGCGGGTTGCGGATCATCAAAGCTTTCACTGCCATCGGATTTTCAGATGCACGGTTCAAAGATCTGAACAGGACTTATTCAAGGTTGATGGTAAAGATTTTTCGTACACGTGATTTGTCATCCCCAATGAGCGAATTCCTTTCTTCAGTAATAATCATTATCGTGCTTTGGTATGGTGGCCGTTTGGTGTTGGGCGACTCTAGCACCATTTCAGCGGCGGTTTTCATCACTTACATCCTCATCTTCTCACAGATTATCCCCCCGGCAAAAACCTTTACTACAGGATATTACAGCATTCAGAAAGGTATTGCTTCAGCCGAAAGAGTCTTTGAAATACTTGATGCTGAAGAGATTATCATGGAAAAGCCAAATCCTGTGCGTATTGACAATTTCAGGAAAGAAATTGAATACAGGGACGTTTCTTTCAGCTATCAGGCCGAAGAGGTGCTCAGCCATATCAGTGTAGTGATCCCAAAGGGAAAAATCATAGCCCTTGTTGGGCCTTCCGGGGGTGGTAAAACTACCTTCGTCGACCTTTTACCCCGCTTTTACGATACTGTTGGTGGTGAAATCCTGCTTGACGGCACCGACATCCGGGATTACCGTATTGATGACCTCCGGTCACTCATGGCTATCGTTACCCAGGAATCGATCCTTTTCAATGACTCTGTATATAACAACATTGTCTTCGGAAAACCCGGCGTAACCAATGAAGCAGTTATCGAAGCTGCGAAAGTGGCCAATGCACATGAGTTCATTATGGCAATGGAAGAAGGCTATGAAACCAATATCGGTGATCGCGGAGCAAAGCTGTCAGGAGGGCAACGGCAGCGCCTCAGCATTGCACGTGCCATACTCAGGAACCCTCCCATCCTGATCCTCGACGAAGCTACTTCCGCTCTTGATTCCGAATCGGAGAGACAGGTTCAGGATGCGCTTTTAAAAGTGATGAAGGACCGCACTTCAATTGTCATTGCCCACCGGTTGTCGACAATAAAATTCGCTGATGAGATCATCGTCCTGGAAAAGGGTAAGATCGTTGAAAACGGCAATCATGAACAGCTTATTCAAAAAGGGGGGCTTTACAAAAGGTTGTTTGATTTGCAGACTTTTGCCTGAAAAACCATACTATTGCCACGACGCAGCTTTTTAAGTTCCGATAAGTATTGACTTTTGACAACAGTGCAGCTTGCTTCCTACTTCGCCACGACAAATTTGCCTTTCAGGATTCTCTTATCTAACCCCATGCAAATAATCATGTAAAATCCCGGAGACAAATTAGAAATATCCAGGGAAAGCGTCTTGTTTCCTGGACCAATTCTGTTTTTCAGGACTTCACGGCCAAAGATGTCATAGATTCTGAATTCGGATATTTCAGGTGATACTATTAGAGGCAAACTTATTGTAATCCATTCCCGGGCTGGATTCGGGGAAATTTTTATTGTGGATTCATGTTCCTCCTTCGTTGGGATCTCATCAATATTGACAAATACCCCGCAATTCAGTCCTATGGTATCCGATGGTATCTGGTAAGAACATAATGTGTCGTAATTCAAAGGATAGGGATATAATGTATCATCCTCCAAATTGTCATTCAGTTTGAATAAATGAATATCCCAGGAATCCGAGGTAGCATAAGTGCCACCAACAAGTATTTTACCGTCGAAGGTATTAATAATATCATCGGGAGCTCTTTTTTCATCGAGCAATAGCCTTCTGTACTTAATTGTGCCAACAGTATCGATCATGAATACCTCGCTAAATCCTTCATCATAAGTATAATTTTCCCATTCTATGCCGACTAAAAGTGTCGAATCATTGTAAACGCTTATTGGAAGCGCCCAACCATAATAAATCGTATCGCCAAGTAGGCAAAAATCATCCAATTGTTCCCCGGCGCTGTTGAATTTAAAGATGGCAGGCCCGGGCGGGCCGTTCTCACATATCCTTGTTCCTGCAGAATAAAAGATGCCATTTTCTTTTTCAACAGAACAAAAGGCTCCGCCCCAAATGTATTGTTCTCCTCCCCATTTTAGCTCCCAATCTTGCGCGCCGGCAGAATCCGTTAATACAAACAACGGCGTTGGGCCGCCATCATCTCCGGAAACCAGGAAATTAGTATCGGAAGTCACAAGCAGGTGGTAACCTTCCGCATTATTAATCGTCGTATCTTCCCGGACAAGGTATTTTATCCAGACTGGCTCACCTGTTGCATCTAACTTGATCAGGCTTATACGAATTTCCTCGCCGTTGTAGTTATAATACCGCATCATACCGAGATAAGAGCCATCCGGCAATACCTTTACGTATGAACCTACGTTATAGCTATACGATGCTATGATTTTGCACCACTCGACTATAAAACAGGCATTGACTTTCAAAAACAACGGATTATAATTGACATCATTATCAGTAGTTGCTCCGGAAAAAATTGCTCCTCCATCGGAAGTTTTTTCCATATGGGTGAAGTAGGTGCTCTCATCGACATCACCATACCTTTTTTCCCAGAGCTTATTTCCATTAATATCTGTCTTAATGATCAATCCGAAGTGAAAAGTATTGACATTCAGTAAATGAGAACCACCTAAAAGATAACCTTTATCATAAGCTTCTTGCACGTTTTTAACATATACATGGTAATCATAATTATAGACTCTGTGCCAAACCTGACCTGAACAGGGGTTTATCAAATAAAAAACGGATGTTGTAAAAAATATCAGACACTTAATAAATGGTATTCGGTGATTTAAAAGAATTAAAAAGTTTTTCATCGGATTCATCATTCATTGACTTTTACGAGTTTTTTGCTGGCAATTATTTTATTATCAACCTGAAGCAAAACAGTATATGCTCCGGAAGTTAAATTTTCAAGGCTGATGACAATTTGATCCTGATGTTTCATCAGATTGATTTTTTTACAAATTTTTCCATTCAAATCAATGATTACAATTTCTCCGTAATCGATGAATGCAACTGTGTTAAAATCAGCTATAACATAATCTATTGCGGGATTTGGGAATAATTTAAAGTTGTCATTTTTAACATTATTTTGATTGGTATATGCGGTTGCAGGAATTTTCGATGATTTATAACCATTAGCAGGTGCCACATCTTCAAAGAAATCTATATAATCGCCATTCACCAACATACCCCGTGCATAGCCGCTAACTTGTGGATAACCATGATCCATTATCTTCAACAATTCAGTTATACTGATGGAATCCAATTCGTATATAGTACGTGAGCTATCGTTCATCTTTTTTAATACATCATAATAAGCCAGATAATCTTCATAAATCTCCTCTTTCTCTTGCGTAAGTTGAAATCCAGTGGGTATTTGCTGTAAAGTAGCTATTGCCTGGATTATTTGATTTTTATTTAAATAGCAAGAGGCCAGATTGTATTTAGCATCAATTTCATTTTCGTTTTGATACAATGAAATAAGGCTATCAAAGGGATGATTTATAGTCGTATCAGAGAGCCACAATCGTATAAGGTCATTTCTGGCGGATGCCTTCTTTTCATTCCAATAACTGAGATGCGATTCAAGCATTTCTTTAGAGCCAAGTATGTTTTGCCCTTGCATAATCTCACCCATCATAGTATCAGACATCGGCACCATCCTGTAATCCAATAAATTAATAAATTCATCTGATTTTGCAGTCTGTGGATTAAGCACCATGATATCCCGGATCATTGCGTTTGGTAAAACATTTTCTTTATAAATAGCCGATTTAATTACTGTATCAGAAAGATAAGGCGACTCATTCATAAGTCGTTGCCTCAATTCAAGCGCTTCATCAGGGAATCCCGTCAGTACATC comes from the Bacteroidales bacterium genome and includes:
- a CDS encoding ABC transporter ATP-binding protein/permease yields the protein MKKFLRILAYIRPYWVHAMLNVISNILVIVFSLVSFVMLIPFLNLLFGKEELVMIKPVFHFNAESFIEYLNYFISKTIIENGKVEALIFICVFLLSTFFFRNLFRFLAMFFLAKVRVKAVMDIRNEIYHKILILPLSYFNQRKKGDIMSRITTDVQEIDVSIMNYLEIIFRDPITIIAYYVTMMIMSPELTFFVTILLPMTGYVIGVIGRNLRKESKVGQARFSGLLSVVEETIGGLRIIKAFTAIGFSDARFKDLNRTYSRLMVKIFRTRDLSSPMSEFLSSVIIIIVLWYGGRLVLGDSSTISAAVFITYILIFSQIIPPAKTFTTGYYSIQKGIASAERVFEILDAEEIIMEKPNPVRIDNFRKEIEYRDVSFSYQAEEVLSHISVVIPKGKIIALVGPSGGGKTTFVDLLPRFYDTVGGEILLDGTDIRDYRIDDLRSLMAIVTQESILFNDSVYNNIVFGKPGVTNEAVIEAAKVANAHEFIMAMEEGYETNIGDRGAKLSGGQRQRLSIARAILRNPPILILDEATSALDSESERQVQDALLKVMKDRTSIVIAHRLSTIKFADEIIVLEKGKIVENGNHEQLIQKGGLYKRLFDLQTFA
- a CDS encoding LamG domain-containing protein, which translates into the protein MKMKNLMKLQTLLLMLIVSSVMILGSCKDDEEIIEGDKTALNALITEAEALADAATTADYPQTAIDNFKTVLQTVKTASADKLTQVQINNLVTQLTEAIATFNSQAYGFIDESLYLNAGWHFDEGTGTTATAYSTVKHVGTFFPGNAVILGADAMSPSWVAGVKGGNAVYLNKGAHLEVPYTTAFLPVNISIAVWVKPIELYEHNYIISQNYWNGYKLQTQGGGKPFFTYKKVDGGIIDADNETDNSIQVDQWNHIVITVNGTAKELKFYVNGTLTKTWTEADKGIGPLTQILTAPDPQPFIIGCVATDAELAANFMEWTTADNLGYFKGAIDELKIYNIALVEGQIMKLYNDEKP
- the purB gene encoding adenylosuccinate lyase; translated protein: MELTTSNAISPVDGRYRKQTEPLAFYFSEAAYINYRVFVEIEYFIALCEIPLPQLKEFDKSLFEELRSISRNFTFEDAEEVKQVEKTTNHDVKAVEYYVKKRFEKLKLKQYKEFVHFGLTSQDINNTAIPYATRLALHEVLLPLINEVEDMLTRKAKEWKDIPMLARTHGQPASPTRLGKELYVFVDRIKSQLSLLKTIPFGAKFGGATGNFNAHKVAYPDIDWAEFGDQFVSCSLGLSRQKVTTQIEHYDNLAALFDNLRRINTIMIDLCRDMWTYISMDYFKQKIAAGEVGSSAMPHKINPIDFENAEGNFGMANAVFGHLSEKLPISRLQRDLTDSTVIRNIGVPVAHTMIAIKSLIKGMDKVILNQDKIRSDLQDNWAVIAEAIQTILRRENYPDPYESLKTLTRTNKKIDKQTLHDFIDGLKISQKVKTELKSITPENYTGIDII
- a CDS encoding T9SS type A sorting domain-containing protein, which encodes MQEAYDKGYLLGGSHLLNVNTFHFGLIIKTDINGNKLWEKRYGDVDESTYFTHMEKTSDGGAIFSGATTDNDVNYNPLFLKVNACFIVEWCKIIASYSYNVGSYVKVLPDGSYLGMMRYYNYNGEEIRISLIKLDATGEPVWIKYLVREDTTINNAEGYHLLVTSDTNFLVSGDDGGPTPLFVLTDSAGAQDWELKWGGEQYIWGGAFCSVEKENGIFYSAGTRICENGPPGPAIFKFNSAGEQLDDFCLLGDTIYYGWALPISVYNDSTLLVGIEWENYTYDEGFSEVFMIDTVGTIKYRRLLLDEKRAPDDIINTFDGKILVGGTYATSDSWDIHLFKLNDNLEDDTLYPYPLNYDTLCSYQIPSDTIGLNCGVFVNIDEIPTKEEHESTIKISPNPAREWITISLPLIVSPEISEFRIYDIFGREVLKNRIGPGNKTLSLDISNLSPGFYMIICMGLDKRILKGKFVVAK